One Fusarium poae strain DAOMC 252244 chromosome 4, whole genome shotgun sequence DNA window includes the following coding sequences:
- a CDS encoding hypothetical protein (BUSCO:22018at5125): MVLQDLGRRINAAVTNLTREQNLDEKAFDGMLKEICAALLEADVNVKLVGQLRKSIKTTVNFKELPPAVNKKRLIQKAVFDELVKLVDPHAEPFRPKKGKSNVIMFVGLQGAGKTTTCTKLARHYQSRGFKACLVCADTFRAGAFDQLKQNATKAKIPYYGSLTETDPAEVARTGVDQFKKEKFEVIIVDTSGRHRQESALFQEMVDIQEAIKPDETIMVLDASIGQQAESQAKAFKEAADFGAIIITKTDGHAHGGGAISAVAATHTPIVFIGTGEHMMDFEKFAPQQFVQKLLGMGDMAGLMEHVQSLNLNQKDTIKHIQEGIFTVRDLRDQLSNIMKMGPLSKMAGMIPGMSNMMQGMDDEEGGAKLKRMIYICDSMTDKELDSDGKILIDQPTRMTRIARGSGTSVREVEDLLTQQRMMAGMAKKMGGNMKNMQRAQQAMGGGNKAQQLAAMQKRLQSMGGAGGAGGMPDMGSLMKMLGGGGGGGGMPGMPGGMDMQAMMRQMGMGGGGGMPGMPGMPGGGGRGKR, from the exons ATGGTTCTTCAAGATCTCGGCCGTCGCATTAACGCGGCGGTCACAAACCTCACACGAGAGCAAAACCTCGATGAAAAG GCCTTCGATGGCATGCTCAAGGAGATTTGCGCCGCTCTACTCGAAGCAGACGTCAACGTGAAACTCGTCGGTCAATTACGAAAGTCCATCAAAACCACAGTCAACTTTAAAGAACTCCCTCCCGCCGTTAACAAGAAGCGCCTCATTCAAAAAGCCGTCTTCGATGAACTCGTCAAACTCGTCGATCCCCACGCCGAACCGTTTAGACCAAAGAAGGGCAAGAGCAATGTTATCATGTTTGTCGGTCTTCAGGGTGCCGGAAAGACTACGACTTGTACAAAACTCGCGCGACACTACCAGTCCAGAGGTTTCAAGGCTTGTTTAGTCTGTGCAGATACCTTCCGAGCTGGTGCTTTTGATCAGTTGAAGCAGAACGCTACAAAGGCCAAGATTCCTTACTATGGTTCCCTCACCGAGACCGATCCCGCCGAGGTCGCACGTACCGGTGTTGATCAATTCAAAAAGGAGAAATTCGAAGTTATCATCGTCGATACGTCAGGTCGCCACCGACAAGAGTCTGCTCTGTTCCAGGAAATGGTGGACATTCAAGAAGCTATCAAGCCCGACGAAACGATCATGGTTCTCGACGCATCAATCGGTCAACAAGCAGAGTCACAAGCAAAGGCTTTCAAGGAAGCTGCTGATTTCggagccatcatcatcaccaagacGGACGGTCATGCACACGGAGGTGGTGCTATTTCTGCCGTCGCAGCTACACACACACCCATCGTGTTTATCGGTACTGGTGAACACATGATGGATTTCGAAAAGTTTGCTCCTCAACAATTCGTGCAAAAGTTGCTTGGCATGGGCGACATGGCTGGATTGATGGAGCACGTTCAAagtctcaacctcaaccagAAAGACACTATAAAGCATATCCAGGAGGGTATCTTTACAGTTCGCGACTTGAGGGATCAACTTTCCAACATTATGAAGATGGGTCCTCTATCAAAGATGGCTGGCATGATTCCTGGTATGAGCAACATGATGCAGGGTATGGACGATGAGGAAGGTGGTGCCAAACTCAAGCGAATGATTTATATCTGCGATTCCATGACCGATAAGGAACTCGACTCAGACGGCAAGATTCTCATCGATCAACCGACTCGAATGACACGAATCGCCCGTGGTTCAGGAACATCAGTACGAGAAGTCGAGGATCTCCTCACCCAGCAGCGAATGATGGCTGGTATGGCCAAGAAGATGGGCGGTAACATGAAGAACATGCAGAGAGCACAACAAGCCATGGGTGGTGGTAACAAGGCACAACAATTAGCAGCCATGCAAAAGAGACTACAGAGTATGGGAGGTGCAGGCGGCGCTGGAGGTATGCCTGATATGGGAAGCTTGATGAAGATGCTCggtggtggaggaggtggtggtggtatgCCCGGTATGCCTGGCGGTATGGATATGCAAGCTATGATGCGACAGATGGGTATGGGCGGTGGAGGAGGTATGCCTGGTATGCCTGGGATGCCAGGAGGTGGTGGTAGAGGAAAAAGATGA
- a CDS encoding hypothetical protein (MEROPS:MER0034659): MAPKVLVVLTSQSKMNNGNPTGWYLPELAHPYYDLVNAGVEITTASPAGGEAPLDQGSVEMFKSDEESVKFLNEKKQVWKQTAPLKEFLGKSSEYDAIFYPGGHGPMFDLVNDETSIKLIEEFYKAGKPVASVCHGPIVFTQVKIDGKPLLEGREATGFSNSEEEAVGLTSAMPVLLEDEIKRVGGEYVKADDWVEKLVVDGQVITGQNPASAHAVGMAILNAIGA; this comes from the exons ATGGCTCCCAAGGTTCTCGTCGTTTTGACTAGCCAGTCAAAGATGAACAATGGCAACCCTACAGGCTGGTACCTG CCTGAGCTGGCTCACCCTTACTACGATCTCGTCAACGCCGGCGTCGAGATCACCACCGCTTCTCCCGCAGGCGGTGAAGCACCCCTCGACCAAGGTTCCGTCGAGATGTTCAAGTCCGACGAAGAATCCGTAAAGTTCCTCAACGAGAAGAAGCAAGTCTGGAAGCAAACCGCGCCTCTCAAGGAATTCCTCGGCAAGTCGTCCGAGTACGACGCCATTTTCTACCCCGGTGGTCACGGCCCCATGTTCGATTTGGTGAATGACGAGACATCCATCAAGCTCATCGAAGAGTTTTacaaggctggcaagcctgTTGCTTCCGTGTGTCACGGACCTATTGTCTTTACCCAGGTCAAGATTGACGGAAAGCCTCTTCTTGAGGGCCGTGAGGCTACTGGTTTCAGCAACtctgaggaggaggctgtTGGTTTGACCAGCGCTATGCCtgttcttcttgaggatGAGATTAAGCGCGTTGGTGGAGAGTATGTCAAGGCTGATGACTGGGTTGAGAAGTTGGTTGTCGATGGACAGGTCATTACTGGTCAGAACCCTGCTTCTGCCCATGCTGTTGGCATGGCCATTCTCAATGCCATCGGTGCTTAA
- a CDS encoding hypothetical protein (BUSCO:18633at5125), which yields MERNHMLPSDRETESRHPLGPPPARPSPSLMALSPPAYSNLAIPNSREFPDVPTADPSAFLPPLARVGVDNDIKLPSISSLRSEMALEPPRAWGPLPPMPPNHAIPMGLQSIDSPTRMDLDASSNSAVSAASPDRLLDARAGSVSLDDPDVRLAAEALGDLRADFISSPPHTNSSLPVSPPSHGLQNGSQPPQPEPLLSLLTTTHPLLASTIEGATSAYGGAKNFSPRFRSGAEYVEGYLTPIANTVGSVGRVTGVEGGVRWFLGAGRRQNSSTSDIETGNSKKRRKVDSEDEAVSNKRFESEGMQQMSDEQLDDAFSPSSRTLSRRMSTTSTVDTLPAYDEMRSPAYTETDAQNSPRPSRPNSAWQSRLIMSTSGLSVAMSEESLRSLKYCLQWLRWANDHISRVIMALKTTLEQYEKVQPQEGSGKQIGQGSETESRTVLVARISSLKSDVLKTLRDAINTVSKYAGGALPENARILVRRHLTSLPQRFRIATMSDRNPNGQQDSDSALTEGAQKVLVLAKEGLDMVVQVSGVVDGTIVSAESWLDRMGKRRAQDEKPVLPQTESSGDVKMG from the exons ATGGAGCGTAATCACATGCTTCCGAGCGATCGTGAGACCGAGTCTCGCCATCCCCTCGGACCACCACCTGCTCGGCCGTCACCTTCTCTAATGGCATTATCCCCTCCGGCTTATTCAAATCTTGCGATACCCAACTCAAGGGAATTCCCAGATGTCCCTACAGCGGACCCGTCGGCGTTTTTACCACCTCTGGCTCGTGTTGGAGTCGACAACGATATAAAGCTGCCCTCAATCAGCTCTCTCCGAAGTGAAATGGCCCTCGAACCGCCGAGAGCATGGGGTCCTTTACCACCGATGCCCCCGAATCATGCGATACCCATGGGACTTCAATCCATCGATAGCCCCACTCGAATGGATCTTGATGCGAGCAGCAACAGTGCTGTTAGTGCTGCATCGCCCGATCGACTTTTGGACGCGAGAGCTGGGAGCGTCAGTCTTGACGATCCCGATGTACGACTGGCAGCTGAAGCGCTTGGAGATTTGAGAGCAG ATTTTATATCATCGCCACCCCACACAAATTCGTCGCTTCCAGTCAGCCCACCATCTCACGGACTTCAGAACGGATCGCAACCCCCACAGCCGGAACCGCTTCTATCTCTTCTGACGACAACTCACCCTTTACTGGCCAGCACCATCGAAGGTGCTACCTCTGCTTATGGAGGCGCCAAGAACTTTTCACCACGCTTTCGATCAGGCGCCGAATATGTTGAAGGATATTTAACACCAATTGCAAACACCGTTGGCTCTGTTGGTCGAGTCACTGGTGTTGAAGGTGGTGTTCGATGGTTTTTAGGTGCTGGGCGACGACAAAATAGCTCAACATCTGATATCGAAACTGGCAACAGCAAGAAACGTCGCAAGGTGGACAGCGAGGACGAAGCAGTCAGCAACAAACGATTTGAAAGTGAAGGGATGCAGCAGATGTCTGAtgagcagcttgacgacGCCTTTTCACCATCTTCCAGGACTCTTTCTCGTCGCATGTCAACCACAAGTACTGTCGACACTCTTCCTGCATACGATGAAATGAGATCCCCTGCATATACTGAGACAGATGCTCAGAATTCTCCCCGACCTTCTCGGCCCAACAGTGCATGGCAATCACGTCTTATTATGTCCACTTCTGGCTTGAGTGTAGCCATGAGTGAGGAGAGTCTACGCAGTCTCAAATATTGCCTCCAATGGCTTAGATGGGCCAATGATCACATTTCTCGCGTCATCATGGCATTGAAGACAACTTTGGAACAGTATGAAAAGGTTCAGCCACAAGAAGGATCCGGGAAACAAATTGGTCAAGGGTCGGAGACAGAATCTCGAACTGTACTTGTAGCTCGTATTTCGAGTCTTAAGAGTGACGTTCTCAAGACTCTTCGCGATGCCATCAACACTGTTTCAAAATACGCCGGAGGCGCACTACCCGAGAACGCACGAATTCTTGTGCGACGTCATCTCACCAGTTTGCCCCAGCGATTCCGCATTGCTACCATGTCGGACAGAAATCCAAACGGTCAACAAGACAGCGACTCTGCTCTAACTGAAGGTGCACAAAAAGTCTTGGTTTTGGCCAAGGAGGGATTGGACATGGTTGTTCAAGTCagtggtgttgttgatggaacAATCGTCAGCGCTGAATCATGGCTTGACCGCATGGGCAAGCGACGCGCTCAAGATGAAAAACCAGTGTTGCCTCAAACAGAGTCCAGCGGCGATGTCAAGATGGGTTGA
- the APM1 gene encoding AP-1 complex subunit mu-1-Iike (BUSCO:23129at5125) translates to MASALFFLDLKGKTLLARNYRGDIPMSAVEKFPVLLSEAEEDSSAVPPCFSHEGINYLYIRHNNLYLLALTKRNTNAAEILLFLHKVVEVFTEYFKALEEESIRDNFVIIYELLDEMMDFGYPQTTESKILQEYITQESHKLEIQARPPIAVTNAVSWRSEGIRYRKNEVFLDVVESLNLLVSANGNVLRSEILGAIKMKCYLSGMPELRLGLNDKVMFETTGRATRGKAIEMEDVKFHQCVRLSRFENDRTISFIPPDGEFELMSYRLNTQVKPLIWVECVVESHSGSRIEYMLKARAQFKRRSTANNVEIVVPVPDDADSPRFRTNIGSVHYAPEQSAIVWKIKQFGGGKEFLMRAELGLPSVRGDDEQGGGMMGGFGGSMGGVGGVGKGAKRPIQVKFEIPYFTTSGIQVRYLKITEPKLQYPSLPWVRYITQSGDIAVRLPDAV, encoded by the exons ATGGCTTCCGCACTATTCTTCCTAGACCTCAAGGGCAAG ACCCTTCTTGCTCGAAACTATCGTGGTGATATTCCCATGTCAGCCGTCGAAAAGTTCCCTGTACTCCTTTCAGAAGCTGAGGAAGACTCCTCTGCTGTTCCACCATGCTTCTCCCATGAAGGCATCAAC TACCTCTATATCCGCCACAACAACCTCTACCTTCTCGCCCTCACGAAACGAAATACCAATGCCGCCGAAATCCTATTGTTCCTCCACAAAGTCGTCGAGGTCTTTACCGAATACTTCAAGGCGTTAGAAGAAGAGTCCATTCGCGACAACTTTGTTATCATCTATGAGCTTCTCGACGAGATGATGGACTTTGGTTACCCTCAAACAACAGAATCCAAGATCCTCCAAGAGTACATCACACAGGAATCCCACAAGCTCGAGATCCAAGCCCGACCACCCATTGCCGTCACAAACGCCGTTTCGTGGCGATCCGAGGGTATTCGCTACCGCAAGAACGAGGTCTTTCTTGATGTCGTCGAGTCCCTTAACTTGTTGGTCTCTGCAAACGGAAACGTCCTCCGTTCGGAGATTCTTGGCGCTATCAAGATGAAGTGCTACCTCAGCGGCATGCCCGAGTTGCGCCTGGGCCTTAATGATAAGGTCATGTTTGAGACGACCGGTCGAGCTACCCGAGGCAAGGCTATCGAGATGGAGGATGTCAAATTTCACCAATGTGTACGACTATCACGTTTCGAAAACGACCGCACCATCTCCTTCATCCCCCCTGATGGCGAATTCGAGCTCATGTCCTACCGTCTCAACACTCAAGTCAAGCCATTGATTTGGGTAGAGTGTGTCGTCGAGTCTCATTCAGGATCCCGTATCGAATACATGCTCAAGGCCCGCGCTCAGTTCAAGCGTCGCAGTACCGCCAACAATGTCGAAATCGTGGTTCCCGTTCCCGACGATGCCGATAGCCCTCGCTTCCGCACAAACATTGGATCGGTTCACTACGCACCCGAGCAAAGCGCCATTGTCTGGAAGATTAAGCAGTTTGGTGGTGGCAAAGAGTTCCTCATGCGCGCTGAGCTGGGCCTGCCAAGCGTGAGGGGTGACGATGAACAAGGTGGTGGTATGATGGGTGGTTTTGGTGGTAGCATGGGAGGTGTTGGAGGAGTAGGCAAGGGTGCTAAGCGACCTATCCAGGTCAAGTTTGAAATCCCTTACTTTACTACAAGTGGTATTCAGGTTCGGTATCTCAAGATTACCGAGCCCAAG TTGCAATACCCTTCACTCCCATGGGTGCGATACATCACTCAGTCTGGAGATATCGCCGTACGACTTCCTGATGCAGTCTGA
- a CDS encoding hypothetical protein (BUSCO:36213at5125) has product MNSTIFEGASEKFLQWFKSLPGSTFSDDIKIVDLRDRNAGRGIIALKDIPAGTTLFTIPRNGIINTETSELPKKIPDVFDLDKPDEDDVPGLDSWSSLILIMIYEYLQGDNSQWKSYFDVLPSSFDTPMFWSENELDQLQASHMRHKIGKADAENMFKKTLVPIIRSNSSLFNAESKSDEELVEIAHRMGSTIMSYAFDLESDEEEEEETEEWVEDREGKSMMGMVPMADILNADAEFNAHVNHEEESLTVTSLRPIKAGEEILNYYGPHPNSELLRRYGYVTEKHSRYDVVEIPWDVVESVLTNFGISSQILEQIRGVFEEEEEFEDTFVLERETGEVNSDGTFAGPAKFEGMPEDLQEQLKSFLKGIKKAQPDAIADKRKRDEIHQAVLVKSLEALAARYPTSISEDQILLNGQNLDQRARMATVVRLGEKRLLHEAIAAFSEDVEMTMDDDSGPAKRTKRSG; this is encoded by the exons ATGAATTCCACAATCTTTGAAGGTGCAAGCGAAAAGTTTTTGCAGTGGTTTAAATCCCTGCCAGGTTCGACTTTTTCTGATGACATCAAAATTGTCGACCTGCGTGATCGCAATGCTGGTCGCGGGATAA TTGCTCTCAAAGATATACCCGCTGGAACAACTCTGTTTACTATCCCCAGAAATGGAATCATCAACACAGAGACGTCGGAACTTCCAAAGAAAATCCCAGATGTCTTTGATCTTGACAAACCTGACGAGGATGACGTTCCTGGACTGGACTCCTGGAGCTCTCTGATTCTCATCATGATTTACGAATACCTTCAAGGAGACAACTCACAGTGGAAGTCCTACTTTGACGTGCTTCCTTCGTCTTTCGATACACCCATGTTTTGGTCCGAGAATGAGCTTGATCAACTACAAGCCAGCCACATGCGACACAAAATCGGTAAAGCGGATGCGGAGAATATGTTCAAAAAGACCCTGGTTCCCATCATTCGAAGTAACTCAAGTCTCTTCAATGCTGAGAGCAAGAGTGATGAAGAGCTTGTTGAGATTGCTCACCGAATGGGCAGCACCATCATGTCGTATGCGTTTGATCTTGAAAgtgacgaggaggaagaggaggagactGAGGAATGGGTTGAGGATCGTGAAGGAAAGTCAATGATGGGCATGGTACCTATGGCGGATATCCTGAACGCTGATGCTGAGTTTAAT GCGCACGTCAACCACGAGGAAGAGAGTCTTACTGTTACTAGCTTGAGACCTATCAAGGCGGGAGAAGAAATCCTCAACTACTATGGACCTCACCCCAACTCGGAGCTGCTGAGAAGATACGGATACGTTACCGAGAAGCATTCCCGTTATGACGTGGTTGAGATTCCGTGGGACGTTGTCGAGTCAGTCTTGACCAATTTTGGCATTTCAAGCCAGATCTTGGAGCAAATT CGTGGTGTgtttgaagaagaggaagaatttgAGGATACATTTGTTTTGGAGCGCGAAACAGGCGAGGTCAACTCGGACGGCACCTTTGCTGGACCTGCCAAATTCGAAGGCATGCCCGAAGATCTTCAAGAACAACTCAAGTCATTCCTCAAGGGTATCAAGAAAGCACAGCCAGATGCTATAgcagacaagagaaagagggaCGAGATTCACCAAGCTGTACTGGTCAAGTCATTGGAGGCCCTCGCAGCGAGATACCCGACAAGCATTTCAGAGGATCAGATTCTACTCAACGGTCAGAACCTTGACCAACGAGCTCGCATGGCTACTGTAGTCAGACTTGGGGAGAAGAGGTTGCTTCATGAAGCAATCGCTGCGTTCTCTGAGGATGTCGAGATGACAATGGATGATGACTCTGGCCCAGCAAAGCGCACAAAGCGATCAGGCTGA
- a CDS encoding hypothetical protein (BUSCO:28307at5125), with protein sequence MTSKRKRTGAHPPPPIPEMPDAYPRRSSRRLKEAPNERTPKIDVTKMASDPLKLTNTKKKEAVWETGEGVEEAMRELSEMEHKLQDAVRTQRLAVESSDLHVKKELSQEPGIRPKVYEPNNDTIATRGNLNGKSKPVDTGPLDEHDAKLAAGDMADAKEEAKEEDGVGRGADRPPPVNSETLPLPWKGRLGYACLNTYLRNATPPVFSSRTCRIASILEHRHPLANPDEPEHATKNRPDKSQPADNERGLKYVQELGLANARDIVKMIRWNVKYGIKFMRLSSEMFPFASHQEHGYKLAPFASEVLAEAGKVAGELNHRLTTHPGQFTQIGSPRKEVVTAAMRDLEYHDEMLSLLKLPEQLNRDAVMILHMGGTYGDKAATLDRFRENYAKLSDSVKRRLVLENDDVAWSVHDLLPVCEELNIPLVLDYHHHNIIFDSSIREGSKDIMDLYDRIRATWTKKGITQKMHYSEQTSPAVTPRDRRKHSARVKTLPPCAPDMDLMIEAKDKEQAVFELMRTFKLPGWDTFNDIVPHERPDESRKAIMKKKPKKSKKKTDEVNGEAEDDIEVPEKIVSAEDFGMGGPQDRVYWPEGMEEWLRPKKREIKKAKEGKDGGPTVKEEGDEH encoded by the exons ATGACATCCAAGCGAAAAAGAACTGGCGCCCATCCACCGCCTCCTATACCCGAAATGCCTGATGCGTATCCCAGGCGGAGCAGTCGAAGATTAAAGGAAGCTCCCAACGAACGAACGCCAAAGATTGATGTTACAAAGATGGCTTCTGATCCGCTGAAACTGACCAACACAAAGAAAAAGGAGGCTGTGTGGGAGACAGGAGAAGGTGTTGAAGAAGCCATGCGAGAATTGAGTGAGATGGAGCACAAGTTACAGGATGCTGTTCGAACACAACGACTAGCAGTTGAATCGTCGGATCTTCATGTGAAGAAAGAACTCTCCCAGGAACCCGGCATCCGCCCAAAAGTGTACGAGCCGAACAATGACACAATCGCTACTCGTGGGAACCTCAACGGGAAGTCAAAGCCTGTTGACACAGGACCGCTGGATGAGCATGACGCCAAACTCGCTGCAGGCGATATGGCCGATGCCAAGGAAgaagccaaagaagaagacggtgTTGGTAGAGGTGCCGATCGACCCCCTCCAGTAAACAGCGAAACACTTCCCTTGCCATGGAAAGGGCGACTAGGATAT GCTTGTTTAAATACATATCTGCGTAACGCGACGCCACCTGTATTTTCTTCCAGAACCTGTCGCATAGCCTCAATTCTCGAGCACCGACACCCTCTGGCGAATCCAGACGAACCGGAACATGCGACCAAGAACCGCCCAGATAAATCTCAGCCTGCAGACAATGAGCGAGGTCTCAAGTACGTGCAGGAGTTGGGGTTGGCGAATGCCCGAGACATTGTCAAGATGATTCGGTGGAACGTCAAATACGGCATCAAATTCATGAGACTCAGTAGTGAGATGTTTCCATTTGCCAGTCACCAGGAACACGGGTACAAACTGGCCCCGTTTGCATCTGAGGTGCTAGCGGAAGCTGGTAAAGTGGCGGGAGAGCTGAACCACCGCCTAACGACCCATCCAGGACAGTTTACACAGATTGGCAGTCCACGTAAAGAGGTTGTCACTGCCGCTATGCGCGATTTGGAATATCACGACGAAATGCTTTCCCTTCTCAAACTACCCGAGCAACTCAACCGCGATGCTGTCATGATCCTTCACATGGGAGGCACCTACGGTGACAAGGCCGCCACTCTTGACCGGTTCCGAGAGAACTATGCAAAGCTTTCCGACAGTGTCAAGCGACGGTTGGTGTTGGAGAATGACGACGTTGCATGGAGTGTCCATGATTTGTTGCCTGTTTGTGAAGAGCTCAACATTCCCCTCGTGCTCGACTATCACCACCACAACATCATCTTTGACTCTTCCATCAGAGAAGGTTCCAAAGACATCATGGACTTGTATGATCGCATCCGCGCCACCTGGACCAAGAAAGGAATTACTCAAAAGATGCATTACAGTGAGCAAACTTCTCCTGCAGTCACTCCACGAGATCGTCGCAAACATTCCGCTCGAGTCAAGACGCTTCCCCCTTGCGCACCCGACATGGATCTCATGATCGAagccaaggacaaggagcAGGCGGTTTTCGAATTGATGCGCACTTTCAAGTTGCCTGGATGGGACACCTTTAATGATATTGTACCTCACGAACGCCCAGATGAGTCACGAAAGGCgatcatgaagaagaagcccaagaaatcgaagaagaagacggatGAAGTCAACGGTGAAGCCGAGGATGACATTGAGGTGCCAGAAAAGATTGTAAGCGCAGAGGATTTTGGTATGGGCGGTCCCCAAGATAGGGTCTATTGGCCAGAGGGTATGGAAGAATGGTTACGGcccaagaagagagagataAAGAAAGcaaaggaaggaaaagatggAGGTCCCACGGTTAAAGAGGAGGGCGACGAGCATTAA